From the Lysobacter sp. FW306-1B-D06B genome, one window contains:
- a CDS encoding efflux RND transporter periplasmic adaptor subunit: MNNSADLLKELRIDRSTPPPPASRRGLWIALAAVAALIVLVLVAWAVFGRSRGVEVQTATVTAIGNGGSSASVLDATGYVVARRMATVSAKITGKVREVFIEEGMRVEEGQVMATLDPLDADAERTLASAQHSASRSQVESVRAQLSEAEANARRLSTLVNQQLVSKAQYDEAIAARDSLRAELITSERNAKVAGDRLRIADIGVDNTIVRAPFAGVVTAKAAQPGEIVSPLATGGFTRTGIGTIVDMDSLEIEVEVGEAFIGRVQPKMPVEATLNAYQDWKIPAEVIAIIPAADRGKATVKVRVALKQKDPRIVPDMGVRVSFLEARKPDAPAQKPGVLVPAAAIASRDGKQVAFVVNDDRAQRREVTVGRSLGEDREVTQGLAGGETVVLDPPERLADGDRVRVAAADAESASDSASE; this comes from the coding sequence ATGAACAACTCTGCCGACCTGCTGAAGGAATTGCGGATCGACCGCTCGACACCACCGCCCCCGGCATCGCGCCGCGGGCTGTGGATCGCATTGGCCGCCGTGGCCGCACTCATCGTGCTCGTGCTCGTCGCATGGGCGGTGTTCGGCCGCTCACGCGGCGTGGAAGTCCAGACCGCCACCGTCACCGCGATCGGCAACGGCGGCAGCAGCGCGTCGGTGCTGGATGCCACCGGCTATGTCGTCGCGCGTCGCATGGCGACGGTGTCGGCGAAGATCACCGGCAAGGTGCGCGAGGTGTTCATCGAGGAAGGCATGCGCGTGGAGGAAGGCCAGGTGATGGCCACGCTCGATCCGCTGGACGCCGACGCCGAACGCACGCTCGCCAGCGCGCAGCACAGCGCATCGCGCAGCCAGGTGGAAAGCGTGCGCGCGCAGCTGTCGGAGGCCGAGGCCAATGCGCGTCGCCTGTCGACGCTGGTGAACCAGCAGCTGGTGTCGAAGGCGCAGTACGACGAGGCCATCGCCGCGCGCGATTCGCTGCGCGCCGAGCTCATCACCTCCGAGCGCAACGCCAAGGTCGCCGGCGACCGCCTGCGCATCGCCGACATCGGCGTGGACAACACCATCGTGCGCGCGCCGTTCGCCGGCGTGGTCACGGCGAAGGCGGCGCAGCCGGGCGAGATCGTCTCGCCGCTCGCCACCGGCGGCTTCACCCGCACCGGCATCGGCACGATCGTCGACATGGATTCGCTCGAGATCGAAGTGGAAGTCGGCGAGGCCTTCATCGGCCGCGTGCAGCCGAAGATGCCGGTGGAAGCCACGCTCAACGCGTACCAGGACTGGAAGATTCCGGCCGAGGTGATCGCGATCATTCCCGCCGCCGACCGCGGCAAGGCCACGGTGAAGGTGCGCGTGGCGCTGAAGCAGAAGGACCCGCGCATCGTACCCGACATGGGCGTGCGCGTGAGCTTCCTGGAAGCCAGGAAGCCCGACGCGCCGGCGCAGAAGCCGGGCGTGCTGGTGCCGGCCGCGGCGATCGCCTCGCGCGATGGCAAGCAGGTCGCCTTCGTCGTCAACGACGATCGCGCGCAGCGCCGCGAGGTCACCGTCGGCCGCAGCCTGGGCGAGGACCGCGAGGTCACGCAGGGACTCGCAGGCGGTGAGACGGTGGTGCTGGATCCTCCCGAACGTCTCGCCGACGGCGACCGCGTGCGCGTCGCCGCGGCGGACGCCGAGTCGGCGTCCGATTCCGCAAGCGAGTAA
- a CDS encoding ABC transporter ATP-binding protein, whose amino-acid sequence MNSEHAVLARLDGVHKSFGPIEALAGVDLTVRGGQMLALLGPNGAGKSTAIGLLLGQGRADAGTVSLFGASPHELAVRRRIGVMLQSAGIPDMLKVSELLALTRSYYAQPRSVADCVMLAGLDGLMDRRYGRLSGGQQRRVQFALAVCGRPKLLFLDEPTTGLDIEARRMLWRAIRELVGEGCGVLLTTHYLEEAEALADRVVVLQRGRVIAQGSVDELRGHLAQRRIRCFSAVAAERVATWPCVMEARRDGARLEVIAESAEPVVRRLLAEDAALTELEVSRAGLADAFLELTREANREAA is encoded by the coding sequence ATGAACAGCGAACACGCGGTGCTGGCGCGGCTGGACGGGGTGCACAAGTCGTTCGGCCCCATTGAGGCTCTCGCGGGCGTGGACCTCACGGTGCGCGGCGGCCAGATGCTGGCATTGCTGGGCCCCAACGGTGCAGGCAAGAGCACCGCGATCGGACTGCTGCTCGGCCAGGGCAGGGCGGATGCGGGCACGGTGTCGCTGTTCGGCGCGTCGCCGCACGAACTCGCCGTGCGCCGCCGCATCGGCGTGATGCTGCAGAGCGCGGGCATTCCCGACATGTTGAAGGTGTCCGAACTGTTAGCGCTCACCCGCAGCTACTACGCGCAGCCGCGCAGCGTCGCCGACTGCGTGATGCTTGCCGGACTCGACGGTCTGATGGACCGGCGCTACGGCCGCCTCTCCGGCGGACAGCAGCGGCGCGTGCAGTTCGCCCTCGCCGTATGCGGGCGACCGAAGCTGCTGTTCCTCGACGAACCCACCACGGGCCTGGACATCGAGGCCCGCCGCATGCTGTGGCGCGCGATCCGCGAACTGGTCGGCGAAGGCTGCGGCGTGCTGCTGACGACGCATTACCTGGAGGAGGCCGAAGCGCTGGCCGATCGCGTCGTCGTGCTCCAGCGCGGGCGCGTGATCGCGCAGGGATCGGTCGACGAACTGCGCGGCCATCTCGCTCAGCGTCGCATCCGCTGCTTCAGCGCCGTGGCCGCCGAGCGCGTGGCGACATGGCCGTGCGTGATGGAAGCGCGTCGCGACGGCGCGCGCCTGGAAGTGATCGCCGAATCCGCCGAACCCGTCGTGCGCCGTCTGCTCGCCGAAGACGCGGCGCTTACCGAACTGGAAGTGTCGCGCGCCGGACTGGCCGACGCCTTCCTCGAACTCACCCGCGAAGCCAACCGGGAGGCTGCGTGA